In Bacillota bacterium, the genomic window TCTTTCGCAGTGCTCGCACAGGGGGTTTATGGCAAGCTTCTGTTTTCGAAGCCGCTGCCATTCGTGTGAGTTATAGAACCGCTTGCTAAACTCGTCCCTTCTGAAACGGTTATATTTTTTATATTCCTCCCTACTGTGCCGGTCACAATACTGTTCATCGGTCAACGCAGGACAACCAGGATAACCGCAAGGTTTTTCAGGCTTTCTTGGCATCAGGCTTCACCAGCTTATCCTTTTCTTTGAAACAAAAGGGAAACATGAACAACACCTTGCGGCGTGTCAGCCATGTTCCCCAGATACAGCCTTTGCACTTGCACATAAAATACCTCTATTTATGAAGTCTTTATTAGTCTGATAAAATATGCACTATATATAAAGCTAACTGCGAAGTTGAAAACAACTGTTATAGTAATATTACAGGGTACTAAAAAAAGACTTTACCCCAAAATTTAACGAAGGAATGCATATTAGAAGGAGATTGATAAAATAATAACGAATTTTC contains:
- a CDS encoding HNH endonuclease, producing MPRKPEKPCGYPGCPALTDEQYCDRHSREEYKKYNRFRRDEFSKRFYNSHEWQRLRKQKLAINPLCEHCEREGKVTPATVVDHIVPIKEGGAALDINNL